The DNA region GAATTAGGATTTAGTTTATTTGATTCatgtctagttaggatttatttatcaaatccataTTGGAATAGGTTTTTCTAGTCCTAGTCTATTTTGGATTCtagtattataaatagggatgctatgtcacatattttcattgtagtgagattcaagagttttgagttattaaataaAGTCTCCTACCTTCTCTCTCTAGTTTGATAAATTTCTTCTATATAGCCATTGTTAAGTCTTCCGCCTGTGCTCATATTATTCCTTTGAgtatttttatttccttcaaattggtatcagagcctctaCGATCCTGGTAAAGAATAAAAGAGCTTCCGCTGCTGGCGGGCGGCTATAACCCATATATGCCGCCCGTTAGGCCAATGATTTTGTTGGAACACGCCGGGCCAATAATATGCATGTGAAAAACAGTCATGCTGAgaatgattgaaaaaaaaaacattgcagGTGTCAAAAGGTGTAAACGAATATGCACAAGAGGAAGGAACGATCTTCTCTAAAAATTGGAGAagagagttaaaaaaaaaaaagttggcgagaaagtgcatcaacaagtTGGAATGTTGAAGATAAAGTGCTCTAACGAGTgaaagttgaagagaaagtgctttaacaattgaaggttggtgagaaagtgcatcaacaaaattggaatgttggagagaaagtgctctaacgattgtgaaggttgaagagaaagtgcttcaacaattgaaggttgatgagaaagtgtatcaacaaaattggaatgttggagagaaagtgctccaacgattgtgaaggttgaagagaaagtgcttcaacaattgaaggttgatgagaaagtgcatcaacaaattgaatattggagagaaagtgctccaatgattgtgaaggttgaagataaagtgcttcaacaattgaaggttggtgagaaagtgcatcaacaaaattgaaatgttggagagaaagtgctctaacgattgtgaaggttgaagagaaagtgcttcaacaattgaaggttgatgagaaagtgtatcaacaaaattggaatgttggagagaaagtgctccaacgattgtgaaggttgaagagaaagtgcttcaacaattgaaggttgatgagaaagtgcatcaacaaaattggaatgttggagagaaagtgctccaacgattgtgaaggttgaagagaaagtgcttcaataattgaaggttggtgagaaagtgcatcaacaaattggaatgttAGAGAGAAAGTGCAccaacgattgtgaaggttgaaaAAAAGTGTTTCAACAAATTGGAAGTTAGGGAGTGAcagttgaagagaaagtgcttcaacaattgatggGTTGGAAATAAGTGCTTCAACGATTGGAAGATAGTGACAAGTGCATCAAGAATCAgatatacaattttgaattacgggagaatgttggaaataataattcaaaattgtaggaaacaaaaattggttaggatttgatattttaatcCATGTCCaattaggatttatagtcaaattagtataggaataggttttcctgttttgagttaaagtaggttttatactattataaatagggcTGCTGCTATTTATTTTATATGGTGGAGATTGTCGAGAGTACTGAGAGATTCATATAGTTTTTCAATAAAATATCTtccttcaatatatatatatattatgtaaagacgaAAGACAGAAAATAGAATAGAGATATAATCAAAAGTAATGTTTTACCAGGAAGAATATTTTGACAATTACTATGAATAAAACCGTAAAAGACTTGATTAAACTAAACGCGCTTATAAACGGTAAAATCATGCCCTTCTCACTTATAAGTTGCTGTCTTGTTGCTGGTGGAACTTGGAACTAACTAATCCTTATAGTCCTCATCCAAGTCCAATTGATGATGTTTCTGTGTTCCATCTTTTAGATATTATATGTCATTTTCATCACATTTATTTTACTCTGATTTTCCATCTACCTTCACTAAATATGTGTTCAGATATTTGCACTAGCCATGTCTGGTCAATTGTCACAATTTGGTTTGTAAACAAGTTTTGAGTTTGAAAACCCACAACCCTGGGATTATCCGGCACTTGGAAGAactagaaaaaggaaagaaaaaagtgATAACTTGATTTTTAGTCGTCTTAGTAAATAAAATGGAACAAGATTGCCTGAGTGGTAGAGTCGTGAAAACATTTGTTTCTTCCATATCTTGGACCTTAGCTCCATGCTAAACGTACTCCGTCTGTCCAATTTTATGTGACTTTCTTTTCGTAAACAGTTCACAAAAGAATGACATCTTCTCTTTTTAAAAACTATTTAATCCTAACATCCCCATTTACTCGCAATGACATGACTTCTTGTGACTTGGATTAGGGGTCTCGAGTTAGAACCCGGATATATAATTGTCTTTGGTAGGAGTACTTTAGCCCCAAAGCAGAGCTTCCCAGAGCGAATTTGAATTAGTCTTAGTCTGGCTCCAACGCAAGTTACAGACGGGTGGgaaacccacaaaaaaaaaaaaaaaacactgaaCTCTCCAACTCAAACTCGGGTCAAATAACTTTTCACCAGTAGCAAGTCGACAACATGGAATTAAAATCACGTTCCAAATTGCAATATTTTACAATACACCAAAAAGAAAAATGTTTGTTGTTTGATACAATTTGTCAAGATGAACCTAAGGATGTGTTAAAACAAATATACCATAGCAAATAATGTCACAACTGGCAATTGTATGATCTTAGGATTGACATGGAAATAACCTTATCAATCAAAGGATCTTTCATTTGTCATCTCATCATAATGTTGTTCAAAAATTTGCACCAAATATGATGACAAATAACCATCAACCTAGTGTTGCTTCCCTTCTTAGTACCTGTACAGGCTGTATCATCAGTATTGAAGCACTACTCAAGCTTTTTTCAAGAATctcaataataaaaaaaaaagaacttgtaAAAGATGAAATTTACTCTGTGCACTGTGGTAGTCATAATATTCTTTCTTCTATTTCATTTTTTGGGGAAATTTGCATTTTAACCTTCAATTTATTGATAAGAGCACTTTTGATGCCTCTAGGATCTACTTATGAATCTTCACAAATTTAATAAATTATTAGGTGCTTAAATTCGTAGTGTTGCTCCATATTTGAGCGTTGTGCAATTCTAAAATAGTCTAAACATTACAAATTTCTTATATAGAGAGGGACCAAAGACCAAAGACACATTCTTATTAGGTTaaggttaaatgtgcttagtCAACTATTAGAAGGACTAAGATCTGAATTTACATTGGGATCAAAATTGCAATTATCATAGCAAATGGCCATTTTACAACTGACCCGACCTTGGCTTCACGCAGAGATGACTAACAATCTAATACTACCGTCACGTAAAGAATTACTCCATCTGCTTCATTTTATGTGACACTAATTCCCTTTTAGTAtgttccaaaaagaatgacacctcTATATTTCAAAACAATAAGCTTTAAACTTTGCAGTTTATCCTTAATGACATtattttatagccacacaaatgtcatgttttaacaccacaagttccaaaagtcttttttttttttttttaaactcggTGTCCAGTCAAACAAGTTCACATAAAATTAGGAGGAGCAGCTAATTGCATCAGCGGCACTTAAAAACTCAGTAGAGAAGCCAACTGGTATAGTTGAGCGGAAAGATCGCAGTGATTtacctcttcagcaaattttatCAAAATTGTTGTCCGTGGTCGGTGCTGCCCCTCCACAGGGACAAAATGAGCTGTCACTACCGCTGGGAAACCCGCATTTTCCAAAACTCCCTttgagaagaaaaaagaaaataaatgataGCTCTCAGGACCAGTAGACAAAGCAAAGCTGATAATGTTCTTACCCTTACAATACCCGCAACAAAAGCTCCACAGTTGAATGCACCCATATCTTTTGGAATTGAAATGAATCTAAAATGCATATCCGCCAAAAATGAAATATAAGAGTTACAAGAGCAAGTAGACAATAGAAAATATTTGCAATGCTTCAGTAAAAATCACCTATTGACAAGGAGCTCCTTCTCACTAATCATATATTCATCTTCATGTTCAGTGCCTTTCTCAAGTGAGTCAGCAACCTGGTATACAAGAACGAAAATGTTTCACTTAGTTCAACCGTCCAACAATGTTGTGTTAGAGGAATAGGTAAGGGGCGGCTGAACCTATACATACACAATAACACAAAGGAAAAGCACGCGCTTCTAATCACCAAGCGAGAACTCTGAAACCATTTGTTAGCTTTTGACAAAATGGAATATCTCTTGTAATGAGGAAGTAGATAAATTAATGATGAATTTCAAAACAAATTAAGAGATAATATCAACCAGGATTCAAGAGAAAAATATTGATTGTAGAGACAAGTAAAGAGGAGAATGTTAAAACTTCGAATACagtaaatttgaaaaatattgaTTGTAGAGACATTCAACTTGTTTGGACTGAGGcgtagttgttgttgtataattttttattttgaaacaATTTTGATGAGTACCATGGGACCTTtctcaagaaaggaaaatgtcTTCATCCCATGCGAAAATGGATTCAAAGTATCtccattctctttttattttacagaagatttgtagagcaAAGGAAAAATTATAAGATTTTTCTGAGTGGGTCCAATGGGAAAGTAATTTTCCTCTTCTTTCACCCAAACCAAGCATAGTGAAAGAAACTTTAAAATCCTTTCCTTCGCTTCCCTATTTTCTTGAAAAAGGTTAATGCATCCATTGAGCGACAAAAGGAGGCATTCCTCCAAccccaaaattgatttttctcatATTTAGCGGATTCGTAAAGCCAGTCCAAACTAGTTTCCAATGGATGAAGGGTTTGATTTATATGATGTGAGAAGTATTAGTGCTAAAGTTTAGTTTCAAGCTTTTCTAATTTCTCCTTTTGCACTGAAAAATTTGCAGTCATTCCCACCCCACTGCCTAAaaccaaacatacatataaacaCCAAACAAGAGAAAGCTAAAGTACAGTCCCCCAAGAAAACAAATTAGGAAATTCGTAGATAGATGGGAAAGGTGTTTAAGCAAAAAAGGGGAAGacagaaagaagaaaaagaagttgACCTTCCCAAACAAAACCTTCCATACTGTGCTGTGTACAAATGATAATATACCCAGTAGTCGTGTCTCCCTTCTATTTCCCTGCAGCATTATGAAGATTTTAGAACAATCACTGTTCCACTGTGAAAATAAAGCTTGTCAACTAGTACTAGAAATGAACATCACAATTTGCTTGCTCAAACATTAGAAAGTAACTTATCCGATTTTATGTAATATTGCATTCGTCACCTAGTAAAGCTGCCGTGATAGCAGCACTAGAAATCATATTCTCCTCTATAGTTTCCCATACTAAATTGTCAAAATCAAACGACCATGgttgaaaaacatttctcattTCACGTAAACATGATTATATTCAAAATTACTGTAAGTAAATATGCTAGAAGTATAGATTTCCGTGCCACATAGATTAAGTGGAAATAACTGGCTCAAAGAATTATCTGTTAGTCAAGATTTACTGATCTGACAACGGATATCTAGCATCTAGAAATGGAGTTGCTCTAAGTGAACAAGTTAGAAGCAACATATAAGAGTGGCAACTGCAGTTGAAGTAATACCTTTTCCCTATGGCAGAGGAGTTCCAATGTCCGTGCTCCAACAGAATATCCAGCATCCTCCAACCTATTTTCCATAAAATCATTAATATCCACCAGATCGAGTTCACAAAACCAGTGTGAAATCTGTGGCAACAGCAAAAACTCTTTCAAACTTATGAGGACAGAAAAATTTAAGCTCAAGTTCCTGGAAGATTCTTCTTATCATTTGATACTTTAAGCAGTTAGACTGATATTCAAACTCTTCTCTAAATTCCTTTTTAAAATGATCAGAGCATTTGTCAAGTATAAATCCCCTATATTTCCACGGCAAGTACAGGTGTCAGCAAAAATATCAATTTTGCTTTTTGCACCCAAGAGtatggcctagtggtcaatgaaatgGGTACAAACCTTCGAGACCAAATCCCAGCAAAGACAAAATATTACTCGTAGGTGACTTTTTCCCATCTGCAGAGTCACCCAACACTTGTGCTGGTAGTGGTAGGACATAGTAGGCACCCAATGGAATAATCTATGTGCACAAGCTAGACGGACACCACCATTATATTAAAAGATACAACTTTATTCCTTTGATAAGGAAAGGTTTCAAGAAAATGGACGTAAAGGTATCAACCATGGCGTACAAGCAGTTAAAATATCTGATCCTCCCTTTCATTTGATACTAATAACATTGAGatgccaatttttattttttgtatattgaCATTATACCATTGAAATGACTCTTGAGCATTTAAAAGAAACAGTCAAATAAGAGAACTACAAAGGGCATCTCAAATACGTAGAGCAACACTAATGTAAAATGATCAATCAACCAACTAAGCCTCAACTCCAAAATAGTCAGTGTACGATTCCTCCATAACCATTTTGCTCTATTCGGGTCCATTCAAATACCAGTATTTCTCTAAGTTCCACAGACATACAAGTCAATTTCCCTCTAATTTCAGCAATACAaaggcaacaacaacaactacggCTCAGTCTCAAACAAGTTGGGGTCGACTATATGAATCGCTATTTCTTCATTGAAGCTCATTTCATGATGAATCATCATAATtcagcaaaacaagagcaaattaacaacaacaacaaaataacaGAGTTCTTGAAAATCACCTTCGCTCTAATTCAGTAATGTTGTCCACTTGAGTCTGATTGTACTGAACAAGCTCCGAAAACAAGAAAGCAAAACCACTCAAACTAACCTGCAAAAGACCTCAATCACTAATCTGCAAAATTATATCCCCCCTCACCCCCACGCCACTCCCCTCTAGCTAAAAAAGATTTAAAATTGGTAACATGGGTAAATGTTATTACGATCtatagtgaaaaaaaaaaactgttcctTTTCTCCCCCCTAGCTAAAAAGATTTAAAATTGGCAACATGGGTCCATATTCCTTGGCGTAATTGGTAAATTTGCTGCCATGTGAccggaggtcacgggttcgagccatggaaacaacctcttgcagaaatgcagggtaaggctGTACAattgacccttgtggtccggcccttccccgaacCTGCGCATAGCAGAAGTTTAGTGCAGCGGGCTGCCCTTTATTAGGATCTATAGTGAAAAAGCTTTTTTTTTCTTCCCCCTGGGTAAAAACATTTAAAATTGGTAACACGGGGTCAAATTTTATTAGGGTTTATAGTGAAAAAgacaccccctccccccccccccccccccccccaattttttttttcttgaacaaaATTGAGAAAGATGTAAACTTGAAAAATGAAAGAAGTACCTCTAGCTAAAAAGATCTAAAATTGGTAATATGGGTCAAACTTCATCAGGGTTTATAGTGAAAAaagaacaccccccccccccccccccttttttttcgtTGAACAAAATTGAGTTTTTTTCTAGATATAAAGATGTAAACTTgaacaatgaaagaaaaactaCCTCTAGCTAAAAAGATTTAAAATTGGTCATATGGGGTCAAATTTCAGTAGGATCTATAGTGAAAAAGATCtcctttttattttcttgaacAAAATTGAGTTTTCTTCTTAATATAAAGATGTAAAAATCTGACAAATGAAAGAAGAAGTACCTCTTGTTTGCCTTTACTGAGGGGTTTATCTAAGACATTTGTGTACTGCTTGATCTTCCCTACACTTATCACTAGTCTTCAAAGTAtaccccccccccacacacaccccccccccccccaaaaaaaacccCTCTAGCTAAAAAAGATTCAAAATTGGTAACATGGATCAAATTTTATAGTGAAAAAGAAccctctttttttattttcttgaattaaCATTGAACACAAAATTGAGTTTATTCTTTCTTGATATAAAGATGTAAAAAATtgaaaagaggaaaaagaaagtGTACCTCTTGTTTGCCTTTGCTAAGGGGTTTCTCAAGGACATTTGTGTACTGTTTGATCTTCCCTACACTTATCATCTTTTTTCCTTCAACTCTTCACAGATCTCTCACTACTGTAGTGTTCTCAGATTTTGTTATTCATAGgaaaaattgaaaagaaagacCAAAGATACAAGAGAAAATGAAAAAGATGGTCCTTTATGTTTGGGTAGTTTTAAAAGAGTCCAACCCATTACCCTTGGCTGAAAAAAAATCGGGTCGTGTTAAGTTATTTTagtaggtaaaaaattatttgagaaaaaaataattttgaaggactgggatgatgccacgtgacagctgttagacataagatATAATTGACATAAgatataattgaccccatagtatgaCGGTAAGAGTATAATTGGTCCTAAAGTATAACAAAgagtatgaatgaactatttttcaaagttcaggatAATTTTGGCTCTTTTCCGCTGAAAATATACTATTGCACCAAATATTAAAAGTAGGCTAAAATAACAAAATTTGCGAAAACTACACCTTCAACTGTAAGTTTCAATTAGATCTAACAATAGAGTTTTCATTCTCTATTTTCATCAAAAAATGAGATATTTTTGGTCTTTGTTATATAATCAATTAACTTTGGATTTTAGATTCAATGGAAATAACAGGGATAAAAAGAGTTAACTAGAAATATTAATAAAGTCTCGTCAAATCTAAAAACCACAACATCAATTTATACTAGACACCAAAAATTGCATACACGCATAATACCAAACACTAAAGTTAgaccaaaataaaagaaattgcaaaaattacaccttttaatataAGTTCCTATTGAATTTAATCACTAGAATTTATTAAATACTTGacggaaattaaaaaaaaaatagcttttatgATACTacaatagtttttattttatgGTAACTCCAAAATGTACCTAAGTGGGCTGTACCCCCATTGAGACCAAACTTTATGGACCAAACTATATTTAATTTTAACATTAATTTGCCACTTCAAAAGCAGCccatataaaaatcatatattttttttatttcattatccATTCACTCATTCATTACTAGCAAACTGATGATAACAGATTGCTAAAAAAATCCAAATAGAATTATCACAACTATGGCATCAACATCTCTTCTACTTCCACTCAGTAAGCTCTATTTAATCTTCACAGCATTAAAATAATTCCCTTTTTCAATCCATTTGCTTTTACAGTTAATTTTTTGGAAAAATTACTCTCTATGCCTACTGGGAGAAAATGTTTACCTGATTTAGCCCAGTTTTTTCTTAATTACCCGGTTTAGTCCAGTTTTTCCTTAAACACCTATTATAtactattatacacttttatacaaggcaGACCATTGTTTACTTTAAGTGTATAATGTTTGTATAGTGTCATATAATGTTGTATACCGTGTGTATAAACATTGTGGTGAAGAAAAAAAGGTTGGTTATGTGAATGTATACTGAAAATAAGGCTATGTAGTTGTAATATATTATGTTAggttgtatatttttgaaaaattcCTTTTTTGCCTCATTATGCTATTATCTTGTATGTAAAGGTTCAATCTTTTCTACAAATGTGTCCAAGAATCATCATCAAACAATTGGAAAAACCCAAATTCGAAGTGGGGTTACAAGGAAATGTGTTTCTTTATTGCGGATACAAGCAAATTTGATGGGTACTACTGAAGAAGCTGAAGGGTACAACATAACTAAGCGTAGAGACTTGTTAATGGGGTTTGGGTTTTGTGTGGCTTCAAGTTTCTTGATGGGTTCTAGTTATGCTGAGGCAGCTGGGTTGCCACCAGAGGAAAAACCAAAATTGTGTGATGCTGAATGTGAGAAAGAGCTTGAAAATGTATGGTGAGGTTATTTATCTCCCTCTCATTTTTTAAACTCTTAATATTTGTTGTCATTTATTTACTTCCCGTTTCATTTTATGTGGCGTAGTTTGATTaggtacggagtttaagaaagaaagactgacttttgaaacttgtgatcttaaatatgCTATGAGATTTATTTGGCAATAAAAGCTTGTTAGTAACGGtgaaaatgagaagtttaaagttaaactgGGAGAGGTATCATTCGTTTTGAAACAGACTAATAAGAAAATAATCCCACATAAAAGAGAGTGGTATTTGTGGTCAATTATTCTACTCCTTCCATCataacctatgttgctcggattctTAAAAAGTACCGCCAGGTGTTGGATCCTTCAAAAGCTATGCATTTTCTAAGGATCCGACAGGGTGCGGCAACAATTTTTTAGGGTCCGAACAACATAGATCGTAACTTACATAACGACATATGAGTGAATGAGTAATTTTAGATGTTAATCTTTAAATGTATCTTAATATAGCAATTGGAGTGATAGATTTTCAGTTTATGGGGGTAGTATAGGATCCATTCTTAGGGATAAAATCATCCATTTGATTGAACACATCGCCTATCAAATTTTACCTTTTATTATAGTGTGTCTTGCGGGGGCATACATGCAGGAAAGAAGTTTGAGCTAAAGCAGTGACTGAAAGTTTACTTGAATAGAGCAAGCATCAAAATTAAAGTTTAAAATCTGAACAGTTAAATGACTTTGAACTCTTGAAAGTTGTGAAAATAGTATAAGATAATATTATGAGCGGAATGATTTTAAAT from Lycium barbarum isolate Lr01 chromosome 10, ASM1917538v2, whole genome shotgun sequence includes:
- the LOC132614193 gene encoding peptidyl-prolyl cis-trans isomerase FKBP16-3, chloroplastic isoform X2, coding for MASTSLLLPLSSIFSTNVSKNHHQTIGKTQIRSGVTRKCVSLLRIQANLMGTTEEAEGYNITKRRDLLMGFGFCVASSFLMGSSYAEAAGLPPEEKPKLCDAECEKELENVAANYVAMVPSGQIFDSSLEKGRPYIFRVGADQVVKGLDEGILSMKVGGKRRLYVPGSLAFPKGLVSAPGRPRVAPNSPVIFDVSLEYIPGLEFDEE
- the LOC132614780 gene encoding uncharacterized protein LOC132614780 isoform X1 — protein: MISVGKIKQYTNVLEKPLSKGKQEVSLSGFAFLFSELVQYNQTQVDNITELERRLEDAGYSVGARTLELLCHREKGNRRETRLLGILSFVHSTVWKVLFGKVADSLEKGTEHEDEYMISEKELLVNRFISIPKDMGAFNCGAFVAGIVRGVLENAGFPAVVTAHFVPVEGQHRPRTTILIKFAEEPVQVLRREATLG
- the LOC132614780 gene encoding uncharacterized protein LOC132614780 isoform X2, with product MISVGKIKQYTNVLEKPLSKGKQEVSLSGFAFLFSELVQYNQTQVDNITELERRLEDAGYSVGARTLELLCHREKGNRRETRLLGILSFVHSTVWKVLFGKVADSLEKGTEHEDEYMISEKELLVNRFISIPKDMGAFNCGAFVAGIVRGVLENAGFPAVVTAHFVPVEGQHRPRTTILIKFAEEVLRREATLG